The following coding sequences are from one Canis lupus baileyi chromosome 19, mCanLup2.hap1, whole genome shotgun sequence window:
- the DPP9 gene encoding dipeptidyl peptidase 9 isoform X3 has translation MATGAPVSDRGDTVEMEDPASRFQVQKHSWDGLRNIIHGSRKNSGLIVNKAPHDFQFVQKTDESSPHSHRLYYLGMPYGSRENSLLYSEIPRKVRKEALLLLSWKQMLDHFQATPHHGVYSREEELLRERKRLGVFGITSYDFHSESGLFLFQASNSLFHCRDGGKNGFMVSPMKPLEIKTQCTGPRMDPKICPADPAFFSFINSNDLWVANIETGEERRLTFCHRGSPSVLDDPRSAGVATFVIQEEFDRFTGYWWCPAASWEGPEGCKTLRILYEEVDESEVEIIHVPSPALEERKTDCYRYPRTGSKNPKIALKLAEFQTDSQGKIVATREKELVQPFSVLFPKVEYIARAGWTRDGKYAWAMFLDRPQQRLQLVLLPPALFIPTTENEEERVAFARAVPRNIQPHVVYEEVTDVWINVHDIFYPFPQSEGEDELCFIRANECKTGFCHLYKVTAILKPSGYDWSEPLSPGEDEFKCPIKEEIALTSGEWEVLARHGSKIWVNEETKLVYFQGTKDTPLEHHLYVVSYESAGEIVRLTTPGFSHSCSMSQNFDMFISHYSSVGTPPCVHVYKLSGPDDDPLHKQPRFWASMMEAASCPPDYVPPEIFHFHTRSDVRLYGMIYKPHAVQPGKKHPTVLFVYGGPQVQLVNNSFKGIKYLRLNTLASLGYAVVVIDGRGSCQRGLRFEGALKNQMGQVEIEDQVEGLQFVAEKYGFIDLSRVAIHGWSYGGFLSLMGLIHKPQVFKVAIAGAPVTVWMAYDTGYTERYMDVPENNQLGYEAGSVALHVEKLPNEPNRLLILHGFLDENVHFFHTNFLVSQLIRAGKPYQLQIYPNERHSIRCPESGEHYEVTLLHFLQEYL, from the exons GGATGCCTTATGGCAGCCGCGAGAACTCCCTCCTCTACTCGGAGATTCCCAGGAAGGTCCGGAAAGAGGCCCTGCTGCTCCTGTCCTGGAAGCAGATGCTGGATCACTTCCAG GCCACTCCCCACCATGGGGTCTACTCCCGGGAAGAGGAGCTCCTTCGGGAGCGGAAACGCTTGGGGGTCTTCGGCATCACCTCCTATGACTTCCACAGCGAGAGCGGGCTCTTCCTCTTCCAGGCCAGCAATAGCCTCTTCCACTGTCGCGATGGGGGCAAGAATGGCTTCATG gtgtcccccatgaAACCCCTGGAGATCAAGACCCAGTGCACCGGGCCCCGGATGGACCCCAAGATCTGCCCTGCCGACCCTGCCTTCTTCTCCTTCATCAACAGCAATGACCTGTGGGTGGCCAACATCGAGACCGGCGAAGAGCGGCGGCTGACGTTTTGCCACAGAG GTTCACCCAGTGTCCTTGATGACCCCAGGTCTGCAGGCGTGGCCACCTTTGTCATCCAGGAGGAATTTGACCGCTTCACTGGCTACTGGTGGTGCCCTGCGGCCTCCTGGGAGG gtCCAGAAGGCTGTAAGACACTACGGATCCTGTACGAAGAGGTTGATGAGTCAGAGGTGGAGATCATTCACGTGCCCTCTCCCGCActagaagaaaggaagacagactGCTACCGGTACCCCAGGACAG GCAGCAAGAATCCCAAGATTGCCTTGAAGCTGGCCGAGTTTCAGACTGATAGTCAGGGCAAG ATCGTGGCGACACGAGAGAAGGAGCTGGTGCAGCCCTTCAGCGTGCTCTTCCCCAAGGTGGAGTACATCGCCAGGGCCGGGTGGACCCGGGACGGCAAGTA TGCCTGGGCTATGTTCCTGGACCGGCCCCAGCAGCGGCTCCAGCTCGTCCTACTGCCTCCAGCCCTGTTCATCCCCACCACCGAGAACGAGGAGGAGCGGGTGGCCTTCGCCAGAGCAGTGCCCAGGAACATCCAGCCGCACGTAGTGTACGAGGAGGTCACCGATGTGTGGATCAAC GTGCACGACATCTTCTATCCCTTCCcccagtcagagggagaggatgagctCTGCTTCATCCGTGCCAACGAGTGCAAGACTGGCTTCTGCCACTTGTACAAGGTCACCGCCATCTTAAAGCCCAGTGGCTACGACTGGAGTGAGCCTCTCAGCCCTGGGGAAG ATGAATTTAAATGCCCCATCAAGGAGGAGATCGCGCTGACTAGCGGTGAATGGGAGGTTTTGGCAAGGCACGGCTCCAAG ATCTGGGTCAACGAGGAGACGAAGCTGGTGTACTTCCAAGGTACAAAGGACACGCCCCTGGAGCACCACCTCTACGTGGTCAGCTATGAGTCGGCAGGCGAGATCGTGCGCCTTACCACACCCGGCTTCTCCCACAGCTGCTCCATGAGCCAG AATTTCGACATGTTCATCAGCCACTACAGCAGCGTGGGCACACCACCCTGCGTGCACGTCTATAAGCTGAGCGGCCCTGATGATGACCCTCTGCACAAGCAGCCCCGCTTCTGGGCCAGCATGATGGAGGCGGCCA GCTGCCCCCCGGATTACGTGCCCCCGGAAATCTTCCATTTCCACACGCGGTCAGACGTGCGGCTCTACGGCATGATCTACAAGCCCCACGCTGTGCAGCCAGGAAAGAAGCACCCCACTGTCCTCTTTGTTTATGGAGGCCCCCAG GTGCAGCTGGTGAATAACTCCTTCAAAGGAATCAAGTATTTGCGGCTCAACACGCTGGCGTCCCTGGGCTATGCCGTGGTCGTGATCGATGGCAGGGGCTCGTGTCAGCGAGGGCTTCGGTTCGAAGGGGCCCTGAAAAACCAAATG GGCCAGGTGGAGATCGAGGACCAGGTGGAGGGCTTGCAGTTTGTGGCCGAGAAGTATGGCTTCATCGACCTGAGCCGAGTTGCCATCCACGGGTGGTCGTACGGAGGCTTCCTCTCGCTCATGGGGCTGATCCATAAGCCCCAAGTGTTCAAG GTGGCCATCGCGGGCGCCCCGGTCACAGTCTGGATGGCCTACGACACAGGGTACACTGAGCGCTACATGGATGTCCCGGAGAACAACCAGCTTGGCTACGAGGCGGGTTCTGTAGCTCTGCACGTGGAGAAGCTGCCCAATGA GCCCAACCGCCTGCTCATCCTGCACGGCTTCCTGGATGAGAACGTGCACTTTTTCCACACAAACTTTCTCGTCTCCCAGCTGATCCGAGCAGGAAAACCTTACCAGCTCCAG ATCTACCCCAACGAGAGACACAGTATCCGCTGCCCCGAGTCCGGCGAGCACTATGAAGTCACACTGCTGCACTTTCTACAGGAATACCTCTGA